A genomic window from Gracilinanus agilis isolate LMUSP501 chromosome X, AgileGrace, whole genome shotgun sequence includes:
- the LOC123253489 gene encoding polyadenylate-binding protein 1-like, translating to MASLYVGDLHHDVTEAMLYEKFSPAGPILSIRVCRDMLTRRSLGYAYVNFQQLADAERVLETMNLDVIKGKPVRIMWSQRDPSLRKSGVGNIFIKNLEKSIDNKALYKTFSVFGNILSCKVISDENGSKGYGFVHFENQQSADKAIEKMNGVRLNNLKVFVGRFKSRKERELELGARAREFTNVYIKNFGEDMDNDRLTEVFGKFGHALSVKVMTDDSGKSKGFGFVSYEKHEDAQRAVDEMNGKELNGKRIYVGRAQKKGERQTELKRHFEQVKQDRSSRYQGVNLYVKNLDDSIDDDRLRKVFSPFGTITSAKVMMEGGHSRGFGFVCFSAPEEAAKAVSEMNGKLVATKPLYVALAQRKRDRQAHLTNQYMQRMANFQAMSNPVFNPYQPPPTSRYFMTTLPPPQTRPAYYPFGQLTQFRPTPHWGVPGGRFHPFQTIPGVMRPRAPTSPFNPVTSPSVPVSAIMNTQHMVNPPSQMMGQPTPPFMPTVRSVQQYKYAAGVRNPKHLNMPLPVTTPQPSGLFEYPEPLTASMLAATPPHEQKQILGERLFPLIQVLNPALAGKITGMLLEIDNSELLHMLESPESLQAKVDEAVAVLEAHQAKEAAEKKGDILPKMPPD from the coding sequence ATGGCATCCCTGTATGTAGGTGATCTACACCATGATGTGACAGAGGCAATGTTGTATGAAAAATTCAGCCCGGCTGGGCCTATTTTGTCCATTCGCGTGTGTAGGGATATGCTCACCCGCCGTTCCCTCGGCTACGCCTACGTTAACTTCCAGCAGTTGGCAGATGCTGAGCGAGTGTTGGAGACCATGAACCTGGATGTGATCAAGGGCAAGCCGGTTCGCATTATGTGGTCCCAGCGTGACCCCTCCCTGCGCAAGAGTGGCGTGGGCAACATTTTCATTAAAAACCTAGAGAAGTCCATTGACAACAAAGCCCTGTATAAAACTTTCTCTGTCTTTGGAAATATCCTGTCCTGCAAGGTGATCAGTGATGAGAATGGTTCCAAGGGCTATGGCTTTGTTCACTTTGAAAACCAGCAGTCTGCTGACAAAGCGATTGAGAAAATGAATGGGGTACGTCTGAATAATCTCAAAGTGTTTGTCGGACGCTTTAAATCCCGCAAAGAGAGAGAACTTGAACTTGGAGCTAGAGCTAGAGAATTCACTAATGTTTACATCAAGAATTTTGGAGAAGATATGGACAATGATAGACTTACTGAAGTCTTTGGTAAATTTGGACATGCTTTGAGTGTAAAGGTGATGACTGATGACAGTGGGAAGTCCAAAGGTTTTGGATTTGTGAGTTATGAAAAACACGAAGATGCTCAGAGAGCTGTAGATGAAATGAATGGCAAGGAGCTCAATGGAAAGCGCATTTATGTTGGCCGAGctcagaaaaagggagaaaggcagACCGAACTCAAACGTCACTTTGAACAGGTGAAACAAGACAGAAGCAGCAGATACCAAGGTGTTAACCTTTATGTGAAAAATCTTGATGATAGTATTGATGACGACCGCCTACGAAAGGTGTTTTCTCCATTTGGGACAATCACAAGTGCAAAGGTTATGATGGAAGGGGGTCACAGCAGAGGCTTTGGATTTGTCTGTTTCTCTGCACCTGAGGAAGCTGCCAAAGCAGTTTCTGAAATGAATGGCAAATTGGTAGCTACCAAACCTCTCTATGTAGCTTTAGCCCAGCGCAAACGAGACCGCCAGGCTCACCTGACAAACCAGTACATGCAGAGAATGGCTAATTTCCAAGCCATGTCTAATCCAGTGTTCAACCCCTATCAACCGCCACCTACTTCCAGGTACTTCATGACAACTCTTCCACCGCCTCAGACTCGCCCTGCTTATTATCCTTTTGGGCAACTTACTCAATTCAGACCAACTCCTCACTGGGGTGTTCCCGGGGGAAGATTTCATCCATTCCAGACCATCCCTGGCGTAATGCGTCCAAGGGCACCTACATCCCCATTTAATCCTGTGACGTCTCCATCTGTACCCGTTTCAGCAATTATGAATACTCAGCATATGGTTAATCCACCAAGTCAGATGATGGGGCAGCCAACTCCACCATTCATGCCTACTGTGCGCTCAGTCCAGCAATATAAATATGCTGCTGGAGTCCGCAATCCAAAACACCTCAACATGCCACTACCAGTCACTACTCCTCAGCCTTCTGGCCTTTTTGAATACCCGGAGCCTCTAACCGCCTCCATGTTAGCTGCCACTCCTCCTCATGAGCAAAAGCAGATTTTAGGAGAACGGCTGTTCCCACTCATTCAAGTCCTAAATCCTGCTCTGGCGGGCAAGATCACTGGCATGCTGCTAGAGATCGACAACTCAGAGCTTCTACATATGCTTGAGTCTCCCGAGTCTCTCCAGGCTAAAGTTGATGAAGCCGTGGCTGTCCTGGAAGCTCACCAAGCTAAAGAAGCTGCTGAGAAGAAAGGTGACATTCTCCCTAAGATGCCACCAGATTAA